From the Motacilla alba alba isolate MOTALB_02 chromosome 1, Motacilla_alba_V1.0_pri, whole genome shotgun sequence genome, the window TAATAATCCTGCTGAGTTAATGAAGTGAGAGACCATCatggtgctgcagagctctccctggagcgATTCCCAGAGTAAGGATCTCTGTCAGCCCTGCGTGCTGCACTCTGCACAAACCACGAgcgggggctgcagccaggctgggagagctgggaatgtccaacctggagaggagaagctgcagggagagctcagagcccctggcagggcctgaaggggctccaggagagctgcagagggactggggacaaggatggagggacaggagccagggaatggctgccagtgccagagggcagggctggatgggatcttggcaatgaggaattgttccctggcagggtgggcaggggctgggatggaattccatccctggatccctggcaggacactggggctggagcagcctggcacaggggaaggtgtccctgccatggcaggggtggccctggatgggatttaaggtcccttccagtccaGCCCAttccattccatgattctgccTCCCAGCACGTCCAGGAACTCTCAGTTACATGtgagggtttttgttttttattctgagttttccagctctcctcagTTTCTGGAGTAGCAGGTAAAAGAAGCTCAGATTTTAGCAGGTGAAAGAAGCTCAGtttggctgagctgtgcttgtTGTGAGAAGGGAGTTTGTTAGGTTAGGATCCTTTTATTCCGTAAAAAGGCTCAGGTCATCATCCCAGAaccccagactggtttgggagGGACCTCACAGCGCACCCAgcgccacccctgccatggcagggacaccttcccctgtgccaggctgctccagccccagggtccagcctggccctggcactgccaggggtggtAGAAACTCAAATAGGCCAAGATGCTGCAGAAGATTCCCCGTGCAGTTTCCAGACCATCTGTATTTCCCCAGGCTGGATCTCCCCAGTGACTCGTTCTGAGCTGTTTGTCTTGGCTGTGTCTCCTTTGTAAGAGTGTAACACAAACAGTTTTGCAACTGTTCAACTTCCTTTGCTAAACTTGTTTGTTGAAACAAAGTTCAGAGGCAGTTTGAGCTCTGAACTGAGAGGAATTTGGTTTGGGTAGAGAAGAGGCTTTGGAGAATCAAATAATGCTAACTGGAATACAGCAGCAATTCAGCAGACACAATTTATTACAAATCTGAGCTTGTGTTCAGATAATAATAATTGTTAAAATATTGCTTGTTTATCCccactgtttgttttttttttcccaaatgggTGATTTCCTACCTGGTAAGAAATCCATTATTCTACATTTAGCTGCAGTTAAACCCATTATTTGTGGATGTCCAcgaagattttttaaattttccaattCAAGGCCCTgatctctcttctcttttctcagtCATGCTGACTGTGGCACATCTTTTTAACACAACTAGTCAAGACAAAAGAGTTTTAGGGAAGATAAGGAAGGAACTCTGCAGATTTTCCCATGGAGTTCGtgtaaaacagagaagaaatgtgTTTGGAATTAAAGTAGTGGCTGCTTTGCCAACTGAGTGTGGGAGTCAGCATCTCCTGAGTCAGAGGCATGACCACAAAATGCCTAAAACTTGAACAGGAAGTTCCTCCTTGCTGCACTCAAAGCAGAAGGGAGGCTGAAGGGTCttgagaaaaaagaataaaaagagtCAGAACAAAAACTTCAAGTGTTTTGAAGCACTGTGTTGAAAGGATGAGAGCAATGGGAAGCTGGGTTGGTCAAGGAAAGGAATCCTGGATGCAGAGAGAGCCAGGGTGGATCACAGCCTGCTGGGGAGGTTTTACAGGAAGATGGAGGAGCCTCTGGAATGGCAGgattgcccagagcagctgtgggtgcccctggacccctggcagtgcccaaggccagcctggagcagcctgggacagtgggaggtgtccctgccatggcaggggtggcactgggtgttCTTTAAGGTcctctccaacccaaaccattctggggtCTATGAAGATCAGTCAAGCAATAATGGAATCTTTTCCCAGATCAGTTCTAAAATTCTTAGGATGGCTTGAAAAGGTGTTTGAAATACAGTCAGAGTCCTCTGAGACATGGTTTGATGAGAACATCTTGGGTGGTTTTGCTGACACTGAATCCTGAGCCTCACGTGGAGGGAGCAGCGTAGGGATCCAGGAACCAGCTCCTCCTCAGAGCCCCTGTTCATGGACacccctgccaggctctgcaggagcagggacatgTAGGGAAGTCTGGGGAGATGTGACAGAAAGTATCAGTTCCACAGGCGGTGCTGGGTGTGAAGCCAGTTGTTGCAGGTGAATACTTGCAGTAAAAGTCAGGATGCACCTGTGGATGCACCACGCATTAATACAGAGTTTCACTTTCCAGTGTGCCTCACCTTTCTGTCTGCAGCTGTTTGCAGCCTGCCTGGTAAGAGTGTTACCATCTTTAAAATGCTTGAACTAACGCATTTCACGGCTTGCACATCCTCACCAATCATCATTTTGGAACTTCATGCTTTTTGGAGCAAGAACTGAGGGAGATGTAATCCGTGTGCGCAGTGCTGTGcattgctgtgtctgtgctgagctCTCCCCCGTGGCTGCTTTTTGGGGCAAATCCTGAGCTGCTCTAAGTGGGTTTATTTGTTAGAATTGTTGCAAAGCTCAgagttgtttgttgttttttgggtttttttctattttttcctttctagaaGGAATTTCACAGGGGCTTCCCTACAACCTCCAGATGGACTCCCACAATTTCCAGCACATTTTGTCCTGGCAGGCAGAACAtgacccagctgtgccagcGTCCTACAACGTGCTCTACAGAGGCCACAGGCAAGTCACACAAAATGAGGcacaaattctgcttttaatgtTTATTGACCCAAAGAGGAGGGCGCtctggagtgcccatccctgcaggtgtcccctgcaggtggcactgagtgctctgggctgggcacaaggtggccgtggggcacagctggcactgcatgggctggcagggctgtgccagccccagggattcAGTGAAGATAGtaatgctgctgttttctgtttttctgggttttttcttaatttttctgttttattttttcccctgagaaatGCTCTCCTCACACTCCCATGCCTCCTCACATCAGAGAATTGAGACTCGTGCTGTTTCCTGCAGGAGCCAGAACTGGATGAGTGCTCAGCAGTGTTCAGGCATCGCCCAGCTCTCCTGTGAGCTGACAGAGGAGCTCAGGGACAAATCCTCTGAGTATTCTGTGTTAGTTCAGAGCACTGGAGGAGCTCAGGTGCTCAGTTCTTCTGTGCTGCGTTTTGTGCCGTTCACTGAGAGTAAGttctctctgcatttcttctttttgtagTTTGCATTAGCAGCTGATTCCTGAATTAtgttctgctgcctttgctgtaAGACTCCACCCTGACTGTGTTGGTGGCTATTTGTGTGTAGTATTTAATATATCTATTACTTTAAGTATATAGATAAGTTTCTAAAATGAGTAGTTCTGATTAGTAGCTCTGGTAAAGGAATGAGGCTCTGGTTTTGAAATAAACACATTATAAATATAAAGGAAATACAGTTGTGCATTGACAAACACCAAGTAAAAATCTCTTGACTGTGTAAGGTACACAACTGAAAGAGCAGCATTGGTTTTGTGTGTTCAAATAGTGGATGTTGAGTTAAAAAATGCCAGGTCTGCAGCAGGTGTAGGGAAGAGATTGATGGACAGACAATCCATctgcccttttccctgctgaaggTGCTTGTCTTTATTGCCAGAGGTGGCTCCACTTGGCTCTGCATAAAATGGAGTTTTGAGCTGACAGAGCTGAGAGATCTTGAGGAACAGCTGGACAGCTGTGGAGGATGAACTGATGGTGTTTCCTCTGagctcagcagaggcagctgctgtgtccccttccAGAGTCAGGGATGAGGGAACACTGCAGGGAATGAGAATGGGACAAGGAGAGCATCCTGAGGAGGAGCCCTGCAGTCCCTCAGTAGCTGGTTTAACAAaaaggacaggacaagggggggTGGCTTTCAGCTGAAGGAGAGCAGGGTTACAtggatcttggcaatgaggaattgttccctggcagggtgggcaggggctgggatggaattccatccctggatccctggcagtgcccaaggccaggctggaccctggggctggagcagcctggggcagtgggaggtgtccctgccatggcaggggtgggatgggctgggattaaggtccctcccaacccaacccattccaggattctattCTGTACTTTACCCTCAGCTTTAATCTCAGGTAGATACAAAGCTCACATCTCTGTGAAGGTGGAGCAAATCCTCAGTTccctttctgcttcttccttccgctccttttcctttaaagcCTGTGGGAAATGATGGTTTGGCTGTGGAAGTTAAATGTTGCAAGGCCTTGTGGACTGGCAGCAGGGGCCCCTCTGGAGAGTGctgagccagctctgtgtgcatcACAGAAGGGGAGTTGGTACTGCATAAAGTGCGtattttttccatcattttttcctctttctcgTTTTCCAACAGCAATTCTGGGACCACCAGAAGTGAATGTCACTTCCTGTCCAAACTGCCTCAATGTCACCATCAAGCTGCCAGCCTCCCACTTCAGAGACAAGGGGAAGCTGCTGTCTTTAATTGATATCTACGAAGAGCTGGATTATGAGATCACCCTGAAATCACAGGATGGAGAGCATAAGGTAGGGAAATTTGGGAGCAGTTGTGCTTTAGGGGAGGAACACTGAGGGCATGAATGGCTCTGATGGTTAACAGGCTCCCAAAACCAAATATGTGGGtagaagcaaaagcaaacatAGAAATAGCTTTCTTAGAAGAAGAGAGACACCGTGGCCAGCAGAGTCTGAGCTTCCTTTCGCTGCAGGGGGGCTGGtctggaggagggagcagggactcTTTTCAGCCAATGACTGATTTCAAACCATTGTTTTTCATGGCAGAGGCCACGGCAGAGCACCACTGAAGAGGTGTTCAGTGTTGTCATCGAGGAGCTGTACCCCAGCAGGAATTACTGCTTGTCCGTGGGGGTCACTGCATCCCTGAACAAGAATTCTGTCCCCTCCCCCTGGAAGTGTGTCACTACACACTCAGAGGCTCAGCAAGGTActggagctgtggggcaggggggctggTCTGGGAGGGCAGTGTTCTGTAGGTGTAGGGACATTTACAGTTCAGTCCCAAAAAACAAGTGATCACAGCAGCatggaatgtcctgagctgggagacacccccagggatcccccagtgccacccctgccctgcccagagcccagcaagcccagcctgggcacccctggcagcgctggccaaaggctcctggagctctggcagcctcggggccgtgcccattgcctgggcagcctgggcagtgccagcagcctctggggaagAGCCTTGCCCTAAAATCCACCCTaattccctgccctggcccagccccagctgctccctgggcactgtccCTCAGAGCCTCCCTGGCAGAGAGAAACATTCCAAGAGAAGAACCATTGTGGGTGTTTAGGAGGGAAATATAAAACCCCACTGATTTTAGGGCAACAAATCTCTTGGCAATCCCCTGGGCCATTCAGATCTCCACTAGCTCTGCAAAAAGATGGAGTCACTTCTTTTGTGAGTCCTGAAGCTAGTTTGGGATTTGGTCTTGTTTTGCATTTGACTttcagagatcccttccaacccaaattattgGTGATTCCTAATTCCTGTTGTGACTGGGAGGTCTGGAATGGGGTGGTGGGACACTTCCTCCATGtgtgtttgtttgattttttttttcactccaggGCATCATGAAGCTGCAGTGGCAGGTGCTGTCTGTGTTGCACTGATCATTTTTGCTGTCCTGAAGTGTGTGCATgcagcaggttttatttttccgAAGTTTTCCCTTCCTCAGACCTTGGTATGTACCAGCTCTCAGATCTGCCCtctctggctggcagcagggggtTTAACAGCTGGAATTTTGTCCTGTGCTTTAGGTACAGGTTCTGTAAGAGCACAGAATGTTTGCATTTGCAGTTTACCTCAGGCAAAGATGATctctgggctgctgagttttgtctGATCTTCAGAACAAATATTCAAAAGCATTTCTTGCTATTTCTGTGACAAGTCACTAACAGAGAGGCTCATCCCACCCTGCTCAGGGGAATATCCAGGAATGTTCCACCCGGTTCTGGTCCCCACAGGGCACGAAAGGTGTggcccagagcagggccaggggtgagcagagggctggagaagCTGCCCTGCGAGGAGAGACTGGAGGAGAAGTTGTTCCACTGTTTCATAATAATAGAAAAATCTCTCTTGGACTTTCTCTGTGATCAAGCACAGAGGGAGCCAGTCCTGAATAGAGCCAGCTAgttttttatttccacagaTTGAATTTAAGTGGATAATTTCATTCACAAATAATTGTGCCACTAAATTTCAAGCAAAAATCACAAGATTTCTTGTTTCTATCTTTTTTTGCTTGTTCTGTTTTTTACAGTCTCTGACTTCTTTTACATTTAATTCTGTAGagttttacataaatatttagcataaatatttttcattttctacaaACATACCCAGAGCAGATGGGTGCCACTTTTTTCTAAGactttttcctcatgtttctgTCCTTTGCTGTGTCATCACTCAGGTCCCAACAATTGCTGGACACATTACTAAGGAGTGTCtaaggtttatttattttttattgtcaaCTTGATGAATGCTTCAAATATTGAATAATCCTCTGAAGTGCAGAGGGAAGACAGGGCTTGGGATGTTAAAATGGTGAAAATTGCTTCAAAAGATAATTTCTAAAGGACGTGAAAGTGGCTCAGCTGTGATAGAGgtgactgcaggagctgggagagtgaCAAGACAGCTCACCCTGTGaggggtgggcaggccctggatccctggcagtgcccaaggccaggctggacactggggctgggagcacctggcacaggggaaggtgtccctgccatggcaggggattggaatgtgatgattttttaagatcccttccccCTCAAACCTTTCAGGAGTTGTGTGATGTTCAGGAATGGAAAAGAAGGAGCAATCCTAGATCCCCTGAACTCTGCAGAAAAAGCCCAAACTGTGGCACAGATGGAATAATTTGTTTGACAGCCTCATGGCTGGAggttatttggggttttcttcatGGTTTTGCATGCACGTGTGCAAAGGGGGCTGAGTGATTTAATTCCTTTTACTCTTCCAGGCGTTCATCAGGAAGTTGGCCTACTCCCCGTGGGTGTCTGAGTCAGAAACAGTGGCCTCGGTGGAGATCATCCCCAGAGAGGTGAAAAGCAAGGCCAGGGGCCGCAGAGGCAGTGCCAGTGATGACACtgacagtgacagcagtgacagtgacagcagcgCCCTGTGTGACCACGACTACACGAGGcgggacaggctgggcagggccgctgtcccccagggctgtgacacccccagcagcctggggcagtaCTCCGTGAGCAGCACCTGTGAGCACcgcagcagccaggctggggacacgcCAGCTGCTGAGCCACAGGAGCCTCAGGGACACCCtgaaggggacagggacacgaGGAGCGAGCTGCTGAGCGCTCTGTCCGGGGGCAGCCGTGAGCCCCAGCGGGGCAGTGAGTGCTTCACCATCAGCCTGCACTCGGTGCTGCTGGGATCCCTGGAGCAGCACGGGCAGGGCTCTGCGGCCCGGCAGGACGCAGGGGACTGGCACTGCGCTCATGCTCTGCAGCCAAAGCTGCTGGAGGACACGGCAGGTGGGCAGGGAGCGCCTTGTTCTAATGACTTCCGGGAGTGGCAAaactcctcctcttcctctgagGAAAGCGACTCTGTGGACTCAGACGCAGAGCAAGTAACAGGGTACATGAGGAGGTGAAGGAGGGAGATCTGCTTTGACTTTATGGCATAGGAACCAGTGTTGTCCAGCTCTTATTTCTGGACTGAACGCACAGATCTTGTCCTTTCATTAACATCCCGTGAGCGTGGGCTCCTACGGaaagagctggggctgtttgtcTGGAGAAGGACCCAGAGAGACCTGAGAGCCCCTTctgtgcctaaaggggctccaaagGAGGGGCTTTGGATGagggatggagtgacaggacaggagagaa encodes:
- the IFNAR2 gene encoding interferon alpha/beta receptor 2 isoform X1, producing the protein MRTPMDVPMPLWQLVCLTFLSAAVCSLPEGISQGLPYNLQMDSHNFQHILSWQAEHDPAVPASYNVLYRGHRSQNWMSAQQCSGIAQLSCELTEELRDKSSEYSVLVQSTGGAQVLSSSVLRFVPFTETILGPPEVNVTSCPNCLNVTIKLPASHFRDKGKLLSLIDIYEELDYEITLKSQDGEHKRPRQSTTEEVFSVVIEELYPSRNYCLSVGVTASLNKNSVPSPWKCVTTHSEAQQGHHEAAVAGAVCVALIIFAVLKCVHAAGFIFPKFSLPQTLAFIRKLAYSPWVSESETVASVEIIPREVKSKARGRRGSASDDTDSDSSDSDSSALCDHDYTRRDRLGRAAVPQGCDTPSSLGQYSVSSTCEHRSSQAGDTPAAEPQEPQGHPEGDRDTRSELLSALSGGSREPQRGSECFTISLHSVLLGSLEQHGQGSAARQDAGDWHCAHALQPKLLEDTAGGQGAPCSNDFREWQNSSSSSEESDSVDSDAEQVTGYMRR
- the IFNAR2 gene encoding interferon alpha/beta receptor 2 isoform X2, which codes for MRTPMDVPMPLWQLVCLTFLSAAVCSLPGISQGLPYNLQMDSHNFQHILSWQAEHDPAVPASYNVLYRGHRSQNWMSAQQCSGIAQLSCELTEELRDKSSEYSVLVQSTGGAQVLSSSVLRFVPFTETILGPPEVNVTSCPNCLNVTIKLPASHFRDKGKLLSLIDIYEELDYEITLKSQDGEHKRPRQSTTEEVFSVVIEELYPSRNYCLSVGVTASLNKNSVPSPWKCVTTHSEAQQGHHEAAVAGAVCVALIIFAVLKCVHAAGFIFPKFSLPQTLAFIRKLAYSPWVSESETVASVEIIPREVKSKARGRRGSASDDTDSDSSDSDSSALCDHDYTRRDRLGRAAVPQGCDTPSSLGQYSVSSTCEHRSSQAGDTPAAEPQEPQGHPEGDRDTRSELLSALSGGSREPQRGSECFTISLHSVLLGSLEQHGQGSAARQDAGDWHCAHALQPKLLEDTAGGQGAPCSNDFREWQNSSSSSEESDSVDSDAEQVTGYMRR
- the IFNAR2 gene encoding interferon alpha/beta receptor 2 isoform X3; this encodes MRTPMDVPMPLWQLEGISQGLPYNLQMDSHNFQHILSWQAEHDPAVPASYNVLYRGHRSQNWMSAQQCSGIAQLSCELTEELRDKSSEYSVLVQSTGGAQVLSSSVLRFVPFTETILGPPEVNVTSCPNCLNVTIKLPASHFRDKGKLLSLIDIYEELDYEITLKSQDGEHKRPRQSTTEEVFSVVIEELYPSRNYCLSVGVTASLNKNSVPSPWKCVTTHSEAQQGHHEAAVAGAVCVALIIFAVLKCVHAAGFIFPKFSLPQTLAFIRKLAYSPWVSESETVASVEIIPREVKSKARGRRGSASDDTDSDSSDSDSSALCDHDYTRRDRLGRAAVPQGCDTPSSLGQYSVSSTCEHRSSQAGDTPAAEPQEPQGHPEGDRDTRSELLSALSGGSREPQRGSECFTISLHSVLLGSLEQHGQGSAARQDAGDWHCAHALQPKLLEDTAGGQGAPCSNDFREWQNSSSSSEESDSVDSDAEQVTGYMRR